AATATCCCAGGAAAATTTACAGACAAGGATGGTACAACCCGGGAAGTTACCCATAAACTGCAAAAAGCCAATCACCTGATTTTGGGAACTGAAATTGACCTTACAAAAAACATTACATTAAACGTTGAGGTGTACAATAAAAATTTCACACAATTAACAAATATCAACAGGAACAAAATCTTTAATGATGACAATACATCCACTACTAAACCGGATGAATTGAAAAAAGATTTTATTATTGAAACCGGAACAGCAAAAGGAATTGATTTTTTATTGAAGTATGACATTAAAAAATTATATGTATGGGTAGTATATTCAATGTCTTATGTTGATCGCTGGGATGGAAAAAAACTATATTACCCTGTTTTTGACAGAAGACATAATGTAAATTTTGTGGCTTCCTATACCTTTGGCAAAGACCTTAATTGGGAATTTGATGCCCGTTGGAATTATGGTACAGGTTTTCCATTTACCCCTACTCAAGGATTTTATGAAAACAACACTTTTAGTGGAGGAACCAATACCGATTATACAAGTACAAACGGGGAACTGGGGATAATTTATGGCGATTTAAATAGCCAAAGGCTTCCAACCTACCACCGTCTTGACCTTACCTTAAAAAGGAAATTTGAAATTTCTCAAAGATCAACCCTTGAAACTGTATTTAGTGTTACAAATGCATACAACAGGGAAAATATCTTTTATTTTGACAGGGTAAGGTACGAGAGGGTAAATCAGCTTCCTATTCTTCCATCACTGGGCATGAGCTTGACTTTTTAGTGGTTTTAATTCACTTTGTTTAATATTAAAAAAGGTCCTTGTTATTTTAAAAACCTTTCATTAAACCACCTTTCATCCAATACCTGACACTTCTTTTTCGTTTAAATTTATTCATCATTCCATAAAACACGGATTAACTAAATTATAAACAATAGTTAATTATTGTTTTATTGACACTGAATAATTACTATTTTTGCAGGATTAACATAATAAAAATCAAAGAAAACAACGCTTCCCAATGTCATCCCCAACCAAATACATATTCGTTACAGGAGGTGTAACTTCTTCTTTAGGGAAAGGAATAATCTCAGCCTCATTAGCTAAATTATTGCAAGGAAGAGGGTATTCTGTTACCATTCAAAAACTTGATCCTTACATAAATATTGATCCGGGAACACTTAATCCTTATGAACATGGTGAATGTTTTGTTACCGATGATGGTGCAGAAACCGATTTGGATTTAGGCCATTATGAAAGGTTTTTAAATACACCTACTTCCCAGGCAAATAATGTTACTACAGGCAGAATTTATCAGTATGTTATAAATAAAGAGCGTGAAGGTGCTTATTTGGGAAAAACAGTGCAGGTAGTCCCGCATATTACCGATGAAATAAAAAGAAGAATCCAACTTTTAGGAAATACAGGAAATTATGATTTTGTAATAACAGAAATTGGAGGTACAGTTGGAGATATAGAATCTCTTCCATATATTGAAGCTGTGAGGCAATTAAAGTGGCAAATGGAAGGCCAGTGTCTTGTTATCCACCTTACTTTGGTTCCATATCTAGCTGCTGCAGGAGAACTTAAAACAAAGCCCACACAGCATTCCGTAAAAATGTTGCTTGAATATGGAATTCAACCAGACATTCTTGTTTGCAGAACAGAACACCATATTTCTAAGGAAATAAGAAATAAAGTGGCATTATTTTGTAATGTTGCTGCAAATGCAGTAATTCAATCCATAGATGCTCAGAGTATTTATGATGTGCCACTCATGATGAAGGAGGAAGAGCTGGATCTTGTGGTTTTAAATAAATTGAAAATGAATATTCCCGAACCATTGGATTTAAAGCGATGGGAAGAATTCCTTTACAAGTTGAAAAATCCAAAAATGGAAATTAATATTGGCCTTATTGGAAAATATATTGAACTTAAAGATTCTTATAAATCAATTGTTGAATCCCTTATTCATGCCGGAGCTTCTAATGATTGCTGTATAAAAATAACCTGGTTGCATTCCTCTGATATTAATGAGCAGAATGTAGCAGAAAAACTTTGGGGTTTAAAAGGTATTATAGTAGCTCCCGGATTTGGTGAAAGAGGCATTGAAGGAAAAATATCAGCAATTAAATTTTCCAGAGAAAATAATCTTCCTTTCTTCGGAATTTGCCTTGGAATGCAATGTGCTGTGGTTGAATTTGCAAGGAATGTTTTAGGATGGGCAGATGCTCATTCAAAAGAAATGAATGGGAATACTTCCCATCCTGTTATTTCTATAATGGAAGAACAGAAAAAAGTTTCCGAAAAAGGTGGTACAATGAGACTTGGAGCTTATCCTTGTTTGATCCAAAATGATACAAAGGCTTTTGAAATATATAAAAAGAATGAAATTTCTGAAAGGCACCGCCACAGATATGAATTCAATAATGAATATAAAAATGATTTTGAAAAAGCAGGTATGATGGCATCAGGAATTAATCCTGAAGGTCTTGTAGAAATAATTGAGATTAAGGATCATCCCTGGTTTGTTGGAGTACAATTCCATCCAGAATATAAAAGCACTGTTGCCAATCCACATCCGCTTTTTGTGCACTTTGTTAAAGCAGCCATTGAAATCAGGGAACTGGTTGAATAATTTTTTTTCCAGTGTTTTAAATGAGACTTTTTCATTGTTTATTTCACAAATCAATAATCAGATAAAAACAACATTTTTTAATGTTGTTTTTACTAACAATAAAACACCTTTACCTTAATTAATATTATCTTTGCGTTTTTTAAAATTAAACATATAAAATGGATAAGAATTCCATCATTGGACTTTTACTTATAGCTGCAATTCTAATTGGTTACAGCGTTTGGAATACCCCATCTCAAGAAGAAATTGAAGCTGCAAGAATAAAACAGGATTCAATTGCAACTGTTCAGGCAGAAAAAAAAGCAATTCAAAATTCAGAAATATTTGATGAGGCTCCTCTTGCCGATGCTATTCCAGATTCTTTAGAAAACACCTTGTTAAATGAAAAACTTCGTACACAATTTGGAGTTTTTGCAAATGCAGCGGTAGGGGAAGCGGAATACTGGATTTATGAAAATGAATTGCTCCGATTAAAAATCAGTTCAAAAGGAGGACGCATAGTATCTGCGGAATTAAAAAATTACAAAACCTACGATTCGCTGCCTTTATATCTATTCGAAGAAAAGACATCCGCTTTTGCTTTTAATTTTAAAGCCGATAATACCCAAATTTCAACAGGTGATTTGTTTTTCACACCAATTAACGAACCTAAAATGGTTACAGGGGAAGATTCTTCCTCTTTTACATTAAGAATGGATGCAGGCCAAGGCAGGTATATTGACTATGTATATGGTTTGAAAGGAAATTCATATTTATTAAATTTTGATGTGATTGTCCATGGACTTAATGATGTAATTTCACAGGAAACAAAGCACCTTGATTTAAACTGGAGTTTACTTGCACCCGACCAGGAAAAAAGCATGGAAAACCAAAGGATGAACACCACAATTTATTTTAAAAATGATGATGGTGTTGATTATCTTTCCGAAACCAGTGACGATAAAGCCGTTTTGGAAAAACCAACTACCTGGGTAGGTTTAAAGCAACAATTTTTTTCAACTGTAATTATCAATGAGCAAAATTTTGAACAAAATACTTCTGTAATTGAATCTGCAGTTGATCCTAATGAACCTGAATATGTAAAAAGACTTTCTGCAAGCCTTGGTGTTAAATATAACCACACTAAGACCGAGAAGTATGATATGGCACTTTACCTAGGACCAAACCATTATCAAACTTTAAAAAGAAATGGATTTGAACTTCAACACATTGTTCCTCTTGGTTGGGGCATTTTTGGATGGGTAAACCAATTCCTTGTAATACCTGTATTTAATATGCTTGCAGGGTTTGACATGAGTTTTGGGATTGTCATTTTAATATTAACGCTTATTATTAAATTGGTTTTATTTCCCCTTACCTATAAGGCTTATTTGTCCACTGCTAAAATGAAGGTGCTTAAACCTGAAATTGATGAACTGAATAAAAAGTTCTCTAAGGATGAGGCTATGAAAAAACAACAAGCAGTAATGGCCCTGTATAAAAAAGCGGGAGTAAGTCCATTCGGTGGCTGTATTCCAATGCTTTTGCAATTTCCTATTCTTATCGCATTGTTTCGTTTTTTCCCTGCATCCATTGAACTTCGTCAACAAAGCTTCCTGTGGGCAGAGGATTTGTCTACTTTCGATTCAATAGCAAGCCTGCCTTTTAATATTCCCTTTTATGGTGATCATGTTAGTTTATTTACCATATTAATGACCATTTCCACAATTTTATATACCAGGATGAACAGCCAGTTATCTGCAAGCCCTGAAATGGCCCAAATGAAATGGATGATGTACTTAATGCCAATTATTTTCCTTGGTGTATTTAATAATTATGCTGCAGGACTTAGCTATTATTATTTCCTGGCGAATATCATTACCTTTGGACAACAATTTGCAATGCAACGCATGGTTGATGATAAAGCATTGTTGGCAAAAATAGAAGTACATAAACAAAGGCCTGATAGTGATAAAAAATCCTCTTTTCAACAACGATTGGAAGATGCCGCAAAGAAAAGAGGTTATAAAATGCCTAAGAAATAATACTTTATTTGTTCCTTTTATTAAAACTGATTTTTATGAAAAATCCATTTTTAATTGTTTTTATATTATTTACTATAAGCATTTTCGGCTGTAAAACACCAAAAGAAAAACAAACCATTCCTGAAAATAAAGTAAATCAATCAACAGAAAATAAATTACCTGGTTCAAAAGACAATAACCCAGTTTCGACTAAAGAAAATTCTTTAAATTCATCTGGTATTGAACAGTCTTCTAATGTGGAAAAACTTAAAAACATGGACTTTGTTTCCGCCAAAGGAAATGACACTATTTTCGCTACCATGGAAAAAACACCTTGTTATGGAACTTGTCCTGTTTACAAATTAATGATTTTCAAATCAGGTCTTGCAATTTACCAAGGCATTAGAAATGTTGACAAAACTGGAAGATTCCTGGTTTATTTTTCACTGGAGGAAATGAAGGAAATTGAAAATAAGGCAAATGAAATTAATTATTTTAAGCTAAAGGATGAATATGATTCTCCTGTTACAGATTTCCCTACTACCATTACATCCCTAAGAATTAATGGAAAAGTGAAAGTAGTTTCAAATCGTGTTGGAGGCCCTCCTGAATTGAAGGGTTTTGAAAAACATATAGATGAAACTTTAATGCGAAAAGAATTTAAAGAACTTGACAAGTAAAACCAACAGTAGGGTGCAGATAGTAAAGAATCATAAATTTACTTTTCTTTTCATAATAGTTTCACTATTTTTTTCATCCTGTAGCTTTCAAAAGAAAGCAGTTCCTGATAGCTCATCTTCGAATATTGATTTTAAAAAATTCGAAACAAAAAAAATTGTTTCTGCAAAGGATGATCAATTTATCTTCTCAACTATTGAAAGAACCCCCTGCAAAGGAACTTGTCCTGTTTACAAATTAATTATTTTCAAATCAGGAGATGCCATTTATGATGGAAGTGATCATGTAATTCACACCGGACGGTTTTTAGTAAAGTTTTCAAAAGTCGACTTGGAGAAAATTTCAGCAAAAGCGAAAGAAGTTAAATATTTCTCATTCAAAAATGAATACCCAACAAAATCAGGAGATTTCCCTGCAACAATAACATCCTTAAGAGTTAATAAAAAAGTTAAAAGCACAAATAATCGGGCAGGTTCCATAAAAGGCCTTAGCGATTTTGAAAATTTTATTGAACAAATGCTTTTTACCAAAAAATTCATTCCACTTTAATGATTTTCTCTCCTGTTTTATACTTTTTTAAGCCTAATTGCCTGTATTTTTTAATGTGCTAATTATTAAATTTCTCCTCCTATATCCTGCTCAAAACAAAAGTATTTATTGATTATATTAAAATTATTTTTAGTATAATCCAGTTATTCTAAAATTTTAAACAAATTAGAAAAAAAATGTTATACTTTTGATAGAGAAATCCAAAAAGAGAACAAAGGAAAGGCTTTTTATTAATAAAAAAAGCAACCTTTAAAAATTAAACCGTCCCTAAATTAAGACCACCTAAGTGGTAGAAAAAAATTATTAAGAGTATAATGAAAAAGAGTAAATGGTGGTGTAATAGTTTATTTAGTTTCATTTTGTTTTTGTCGTTGTTTACTGTTGGATTTAAAGCTTATTCACAGTCCGGACTTTGTGACCCTATCACCCCGTTTTTTAATGTAAACTTATCTGGAAATCCTTCCGGGACTTTTATATCCTCCCCTGCAGTCCCGAGGGCTGGTCTTTGTTGCACAAATTCAACACCTGACCGTTGTATTGAATTTTCAATTTTACTCGATCCTCAGGCTGTTGCAATTAATTTTTCAATTGTCTCGGGTGCTGTACCTCCTGGAGCAATGTATTATCAAATTGCTTGTGGTCCTCCAACCCCAGTTGGTCAACCCATATGCATTAGTGGCCCTGGACCTCATACGCTTACTTTTTGTAAGCCGGGAAACAATCAAAACACTTATGCAATTACATCAATCGCTGGTCCTGTTTGGGGCAATGATATTGTTATTGGGGATGGCTGCAATAAATCCCTTCATATATCTGGTATGGTTGAATCAACTATTACCTGGAATGACATTACAGGTGGTGGTATATACAATAGCTATTTAAATTGTACTTCTGGCTGTGATTCAACTTTGGTAACCCCCCAAGCTGGTTATCCTGCTTTTGTGGATTATGTAGTATGTGGAATACCTAACGCCCAACCTTGTACCCCTAATATTCCTGTTTGTGATACTGTTAGGGTTAATTTTGTTCCTCCTTTATTTGCTTCCATTTCTCCAAATCCAGCTGCTTTTTGTGAAAATGAACCAGGAATACTTCTTACTGCTTCTGTCTCTGGTGGTGACCTTTCCTACAATTTTTTATGGACAAATTCTTCGGGAAATATTCTGGATAGTGGTTCAACCTATTTTGCAACAACACCTGGAACTTATTTTATTGAAATTCATGATGGGACTTATCCTGGCTGTCCTTCAATAATGGAAAGTGTAACTGTTACTATGAATTTAATACCTGTTGTAATTGCAAATGACAACTTAATCTGTGGTAATAGTGCAGCATTTTTCAATGGAAGTATCTCCAATGGAATACCTGGAGTTTGGACTGGAGGAAATGGGAATTATAGTCCTGGCGCCAATTCGATAAATGGATTTTATTATCCCTCTGCTGCTGAACTTGCAGCAGGTTTTGTAAACCTTACACTTACTTCTCAAGGTCTGGGAGGCTGTCCTGAAGTAAGTGATATTGCTCAAATAACATTTTTACCAGGTATTTTCACTGATATTATTGCACCTTCTGTATTATGTACCGGTAATACCGAAACCCTTTATGCCAATGTTTCAGGAGGTACATCGCCATTTACTTTTTCATGGAATACAGGCGAAACTTCCCAAAGTATTTCAGTAACAACAGGTGGAACATATTCTGTTACCGTGGCTGATTCTTATGGATGTGTGCAAACAGTTTCAGTTACTGTTCCTGAAAATCCTCCTTTAATAGCATCAGCATCTCCAAGCAGTACAATTGCTTGTAATTCTGCTATTTCAGTGAATGCATCCGGAATCGGAGGAACTGGTATTTATTCCTATTTGTGGAATACAGGAGATGTTTCACAAAACATAAACGTTTATACTGGTACCTACATTGTAACAATTACGGATGATGCAGGATGCATGGATAAGGATACTGTTTCAGTTATTGCCACAAATAGTGTTTTAGATGTAACTGTTAGTGGGAATCAACTTGTTTGTTTTGGAGATCAAACTACTCTAATATCTGCTACAACAGGTGCTTTTGGAACACTAATTTACAATTGGAATAACGGCAGTACTACTTCAGGAATTACTGTTAATGGAGGAAATCATTGCTTAACAGTCACTGATGATGCAGGATGTGTTAACACAGATTGTTTTGAAGTAGTGGAAAATCCTGAACTAAATGCAAATATTCCATTATCAGATATAATATGTTTTGGGGCATCCAAAATAATTAATGTAAATGTTTTTGGAGGTACACCTGCTTTTAATTTTTTATGGAGCAATGGTTCTACAAACTCAACAACTAGTGTTCCTTCAGGAACTTATTCAGTTATTGTAACGGATGGAGTGGGCTGTCAACAATTCGATACTACAATTGTTATAGAATCCCCGCTTTTATCAGCCCAAACAAGTGTTTTGAATACTATTAGTTGCTTTAATTGGAATGATGGTTCTGCAACTGTTTTACCCCAAGGGGGATCTGCACCCTATAATTACACCTGGTCACCCTATGGTGGTGTTGCAGCTACAGCAAATAACATGAATGCTGGAACTTATACCATTACCGTTTCTGATCAGGGTGGTTGCATTATTACTCCTAGTGTTACAATAACTGAGCCTCAGCCCTTGATAACCACAATTTCATCCGCCCTACAACCTAGTTGTTTTGGTTCATCAAATGGAGAGGCTACAGTCCAAACAACCGGAGGAACACCTTCATACACATACTCCTGGACCCCTACAAATACAACAGGATCTACAGCAACAGGTGTTTCCGCTGGTACTTATGCCGTTACGGCACAAGACAATAATGGTTGTACTGCCACAGCTGGAATTACACTTACGGAACCAACAGAAATTACGTTTTCGGATATTACAGTTCAAAATGTTACTTGTTTTTTAGGAAGCAATGGATCAGCTTCTGCTCTTGCTTCTGGCGGCACTCCTGGTTATTCATATTCCTGGTCAAATGGTGCAACTGATACCTTTATTTCAGGTTTAACCGCTGGTTTTTATAATGTTACAGCTACTGACCTTAATGGTTGCACTGCTACTTTACCCGTTTATGTCAATCAACCTGGTGAACTTTGGGTTGATAGTATTTCTTTAATTAATGTTTTATGTAATGGTGCAAACACTGGT
The window above is part of the Bacteroidota bacterium genome. Proteins encoded here:
- a CDS encoding CTP synthase; protein product: MSSPTKYIFVTGGVTSSLGKGIISASLAKLLQGRGYSVTIQKLDPYINIDPGTLNPYEHGECFVTDDGAETDLDLGHYERFLNTPTSQANNVTTGRIYQYVINKEREGAYLGKTVQVVPHITDEIKRRIQLLGNTGNYDFVITEIGGTVGDIESLPYIEAVRQLKWQMEGQCLVIHLTLVPYLAAAGELKTKPTQHSVKMLLEYGIQPDILVCRTEHHISKEIRNKVALFCNVAANAVIQSIDAQSIYDVPLMMKEEELDLVVLNKLKMNIPEPLDLKRWEEFLYKLKNPKMEINIGLIGKYIELKDSYKSIVESLIHAGASNDCCIKITWLHSSDINEQNVAEKLWGLKGIIVAPGFGERGIEGKISAIKFSRENNLPFFGICLGMQCAVVEFARNVLGWADAHSKEMNGNTSHPVISIMEEQKKVSEKGGTMRLGAYPCLIQNDTKAFEIYKKNEISERHRHRYEFNNEYKNDFEKAGMMASGINPEGLVEIIEIKDHPWFVGVQFHPEYKSTVANPHPLFVHFVKAAIEIRELVE
- the yidC gene encoding membrane protein insertase YidC; this translates as MDKNSIIGLLLIAAILIGYSVWNTPSQEEIEAARIKQDSIATVQAEKKAIQNSEIFDEAPLADAIPDSLENTLLNEKLRTQFGVFANAAVGEAEYWIYENELLRLKISSKGGRIVSAELKNYKTYDSLPLYLFEEKTSAFAFNFKADNTQISTGDLFFTPINEPKMVTGEDSSSFTLRMDAGQGRYIDYVYGLKGNSYLLNFDVIVHGLNDVISQETKHLDLNWSLLAPDQEKSMENQRMNTTIYFKNDDGVDYLSETSDDKAVLEKPTTWVGLKQQFFSTVIINEQNFEQNTSVIESAVDPNEPEYVKRLSASLGVKYNHTKTEKYDMALYLGPNHYQTLKRNGFELQHIVPLGWGIFGWVNQFLVIPVFNMLAGFDMSFGIVILILTLIIKLVLFPLTYKAYLSTAKMKVLKPEIDELNKKFSKDEAMKKQQAVMALYKKAGVSPFGGCIPMLLQFPILIALFRFFPASIELRQQSFLWAEDLSTFDSIASLPFNIPFYGDHVSLFTILMTISTILYTRMNSQLSASPEMAQMKWMMYLMPIIFLGVFNNYAAGLSYYYFLANIITFGQQFAMQRMVDDKALLAKIEVHKQRPDSDKKSSFQQRLEDAAKKRGYKMPKK
- a CDS encoding gliding motility-associated C-terminal domain-containing protein encodes the protein MKKSKWWCNSLFSFILFLSLFTVGFKAYSQSGLCDPITPFFNVNLSGNPSGTFISSPAVPRAGLCCTNSTPDRCIEFSILLDPQAVAINFSIVSGAVPPGAMYYQIACGPPTPVGQPICISGPGPHTLTFCKPGNNQNTYAITSIAGPVWGNDIVIGDGCNKSLHISGMVESTITWNDITGGGIYNSYLNCTSGCDSTLVTPQAGYPAFVDYVVCGIPNAQPCTPNIPVCDTVRVNFVPPLFASISPNPAAFCENEPGILLTASVSGGDLSYNFLWTNSSGNILDSGSTYFATTPGTYFIEIHDGTYPGCPSIMESVTVTMNLIPVVIANDNLICGNSAAFFNGSISNGIPGVWTGGNGNYSPGANSINGFYYPSAAELAAGFVNLTLTSQGLGGCPEVSDIAQITFLPGIFTDIIAPSVLCTGNTETLYANVSGGTSPFTFSWNTGETSQSISVTTGGTYSVTVADSYGCVQTVSVTVPENPPLIASASPSSTIACNSAISVNASGIGGTGIYSYLWNTGDVSQNINVYTGTYIVTITDDAGCMDKDTVSVIATNSVLDVTVSGNQLVCFGDQTTLISATTGAFGTLIYNWNNGSTTSGITVNGGNHCLTVTDDAGCVNTDCFEVVENPELNANIPLSDIICFGASKIINVNVFGGTPAFNFLWSNGSTNSTTSVPSGTYSVIVTDGVGCQQFDTTIVIESPLLSAQTSVLNTISCFNWNDGSATVLPQGGSAPYNYTWSPYGGVAATANNMNAGTYTITVSDQGGCIITPSVTITEPQPLITTISSALQPSCFGSSNGEATVQTTGGTPSYTYSWTPTNTTGSTATGVSAGTYAVTAQDNNGCTATAGITLTEPTEITFSDITVQNVTCFLGSNGSASALASGGTPGYSYSWSNGATDTFISGLTAGFYNVTATDLNGCTATLPVYVNQPGELWVDSISLINVLCNGANTGQAAVWASGGTTPYSYSWTSTASTSSISTGLFAGTYSVTVTDINGCFTTEVFTITEPLDILGYTIDPTHVSCFEGINGEATLNPTGGAGGYEILWSNNETTFSISGLSAGVFTFQLSDANGCIVNGSVEILEPTQLITTTSTTNVLCANDNTGTVLIDVNGGTIPYSFNWINAPYSTNNPNDLAAGNYEVILSDINGCQDTVIFTINEPLPLLVDVINVVNVLCSGNSDGLIEIEATGGTQPYSYAWTGSISSNPLVTGLAGGQYAYIVSDNNGCEITGNVAITEPAFALAFTINTTNTNCFGEETGEISVNPSGGNGGYEVLWSNNETTFTISALTAGVYSFQLSDLNGCILNGSDEVNEPSAINTTITATNVLCANDNNGSIILTVNGGTPNYNYNWINSTNTTNNASNLSGGSYDVIVIDQNGCKDSLTILIVEPTPLNINIIEVKNVSCNGNSDGLINIEAINGTAPYNYSWTPNGSSTSLITGLQPGQYNYLITDNSGCTLSGGFPITEPTPITVSIPPVGPICKGDAVTLEGFANGGNGGYTFNWDQGLGQGNPHFVSLQNTTTYNLIVTDGMGCSSVLKSITIEVFENPIITFISPSLICAGDNATISANVSSGGGSYIYTWNDPTFSGPGPFTVFPDSTVSYYLNVVDACGIQVNDSLKITVYPYPMVTFSPLYAEGCAPLTVQFEESAVTESGSSYYWSFGNNTFSSAQKPIYTYTSSGQYTVSLTVISPNGCISLSSPNGLVNVYPGPNADFTINPDAIGLINPEINITNNSIGATAWNWDFDDGQFSDEQNPKHSYADTGSYTVNLIVSNNYGCTDQVSKKMKVIPEFSFFIPNAFTPDGDNLNDSFTGIGIGIADFEMHIYDRWGENIFSSFDYEIPWDGTRSGKNLVQIDVYIYVIKVKDLFGIWHDYTGHVTVVR